A genomic segment from Streptosporangium roseum DSM 43021 encodes:
- a CDS encoding bifunctional metallophosphatase/5'-nucleotidase, whose amino-acid sequence MMPRSFQRLAMAGVLAGTGLVLTMGPAEAGNKSATTVPIRLLSLNDFHGNLEPPTGSSGRMVDENGATVEAGGAAYVATHLKQLSDKNTLKVAQGDLIGATPLISAAYHDEPSVEFLGKIGVTASAVGNHEFDEGYAELRRIMRGGCHPVDGCSPAGEWKGAGYTYLGANVIFKRPHASAEREALAALGGQNTDSLRGLLKDYGIPALPPVTVRWMNGVPIGFIGLVTGSTPNIVTSEGIKDLEFIDEVKAANVASKLLKLVGVKAQVVLVHEGDQVTAGQSPDACSAQPGAGNRIATQVDAEIDMILSGHSHQAYLCTVSDPEGGTRLYSQGGSFGRVITKVDFQVDARTRDVVRSSVVADNQVVTRTVTPDPEISAFVQTWKERVAPVANKPIGRITADITNTASPSGESSLGNLIADGQLAATKTGGNAQVALMNPGGVRASLTYAGSPAGEGDGVVTYGEAFTVQPFNNLMQVVTLTGAQLKTLLEQQFTGGPNAQPFTKILQPSSNLTYTYSTGAAWGSKVSNLKIDGLDVTDGQSIRVAANNFLVGGGDAFLAFKDSTDLWSGPLDIDAFAAHFAANPSITPPVPNHITVTP is encoded by the coding sequence ATGATGCCTCGTTCCTTCCAGCGGTTGGCCATGGCAGGCGTCCTCGCCGGGACCGGTCTCGTGCTCACGATGGGACCCGCCGAGGCGGGCAACAAGTCCGCCACGACGGTGCCGATCCGCCTGCTCTCCCTCAACGACTTCCACGGCAACCTGGAGCCGCCGACCGGTTCCTCCGGCCGCATGGTCGACGAGAACGGCGCCACGGTGGAGGCGGGCGGTGCCGCCTACGTCGCCACCCACCTCAAGCAGCTGTCGGACAAGAACACCCTGAAGGTCGCCCAGGGGGACCTGATCGGCGCCACCCCGCTGATCTCCGCGGCCTACCACGACGAGCCGTCGGTCGAGTTCCTCGGCAAGATCGGCGTCACCGCCTCGGCGGTGGGCAACCACGAGTTCGACGAGGGCTACGCCGAGCTCCGGCGCATCATGCGCGGCGGCTGCCACCCGGTGGACGGCTGCTCACCCGCCGGTGAGTGGAAGGGCGCGGGCTACACCTACCTCGGCGCCAACGTGATCTTCAAGCGGCCGCACGCGTCCGCCGAGAGGGAGGCGCTCGCCGCGCTCGGCGGACAGAACACGGACTCGCTGCGCGGGCTGCTGAAGGACTACGGCATCCCCGCCCTGCCCCCGGTCACCGTCCGCTGGATGAACGGCGTGCCGATCGGCTTCATCGGCCTGGTCACCGGGAGCACCCCGAACATCGTCACCTCCGAGGGCATCAAGGACCTGGAGTTCATCGACGAGGTCAAGGCGGCCAACGTCGCCTCCAAGCTGCTCAAGCTGGTCGGCGTCAAGGCCCAGGTCGTCCTGGTGCACGAGGGGGACCAGGTCACCGCGGGCCAGTCGCCCGACGCCTGCAGCGCCCAGCCGGGCGCGGGCAACCGGATCGCCACCCAGGTGGACGCCGAGATCGACATGATCCTCAGCGGCCACTCCCACCAGGCCTACCTGTGCACGGTCTCCGACCCCGAGGGCGGCACGCGCCTGTACAGCCAGGGCGGCTCGTTCGGCCGTGTGATCACCAAGGTCGACTTCCAGGTGGACGCCAGGACCCGCGACGTCGTGCGCTCGTCGGTCGTGGCCGACAACCAGGTCGTGACCCGGACCGTCACCCCGGACCCGGAGATCTCCGCGTTCGTCCAGACGTGGAAGGAGCGCGTCGCGCCGGTGGCCAACAAGCCGATCGGCAGGATCACCGCCGACATCACCAACACCGCCTCCCCGTCGGGTGAGTCCTCCCTGGGCAACCTCATCGCCGACGGCCAGCTCGCCGCCACCAAGACCGGCGGCAACGCCCAGGTCGCCCTGATGAACCCGGGCGGCGTGCGCGCGAGCCTGACCTACGCGGGCTCGCCCGCCGGTGAGGGCGACGGCGTCGTGACCTACGGCGAGGCCTTCACGGTGCAGCCGTTCAACAACCTCATGCAGGTGGTCACGCTCACCGGCGCCCAGCTCAAGACCCTGCTGGAGCAGCAGTTCACCGGCGGCCCCAACGCCCAGCCCTTCACCAAGATCCTGCAGCCGTCGTCGAACCTCACCTACACCTACAGCACGGGCGCGGCGTGGGGCTCGAAGGTCTCCAACCTGAAGATCGACGGCCTTGACGTCACCGACGGCCAGAGCATCCGGGTCGCCGCCAACAACTTCCTCGTCGGCGGAGGCGACGCCTTCCTGGCCTTCAAGGACAGCACGGACCTGTGGAGCGGGCCGCTCGACATCGACGCCTTCGCCGCCCACTTCGCCGCGAACCCGTCGATCACGCCGCCGGTCCCCAACCACATCACCGTCACCCCCTAG
- a CDS encoding response regulator transcription factor, which produces MSNLLLLTNALEPSTEVLPALGLLLHSVRVVPAEAAALIDAPPADAVLVDARRELVHAKSLCRLLRTTGIACPLLVIVTEGGLAAMTAEWGADDVILDSSGPAEVEARLRLAVGRLNMSAAEEVPDEIRSGDLSIDEATYTARLRGRALDLTFKEFELLKYLAQHPGRVFTRAQLLQEVWGYDYFGGTRTVDVHVRRLRAKLGAEYESLIGTVRNVGYRFVPERGSEAAEDREPARR; this is translated from the coding sequence GTGAGCAATCTCCTGCTGCTCACCAACGCCCTTGAGCCCTCGACCGAGGTGCTTCCGGCGTTGGGGCTGCTGCTGCACTCGGTCCGGGTCGTGCCCGCGGAGGCGGCCGCGCTGATCGACGCTCCGCCGGCCGACGCCGTCCTGGTCGACGCGCGCCGTGAGCTCGTCCACGCCAAGAGCCTGTGCAGGCTGCTGCGGACCACGGGCATCGCCTGTCCTCTCCTGGTGATCGTCACCGAGGGCGGGCTGGCCGCGATGACCGCGGAGTGGGGCGCCGACGACGTGATCCTCGACAGCTCCGGTCCCGCCGAGGTCGAGGCCAGGCTCCGGCTCGCCGTGGGCCGGCTGAACATGTCGGCCGCCGAGGAGGTCCCGGACGAGATCCGCAGCGGCGATCTGTCGATCGACGAGGCCACCTACACCGCCCGGCTCCGCGGCCGCGCGCTGGACCTGACCTTCAAGGAGTTCGAGCTCCTGAAGTATCTGGCGCAGCACCCCGGCCGGGTCTTCACCCGCGCCCAACTCCTGCAGGAGGTGTGGGGCTACGACTACTTCGGTGGCACCCGGACCGTGGACGTCCACGTCCGGCGGCTGCGCGCCAAGCTCGGCGCCGAGTACGAATCGCTGATCGGCACCGTGCGCAACGTCGGCTACCGCTTCGTCCCCGAGCGCGGCAGCGAGGCCGCCGAGGATCGCGAGCCCGCCCGCCGCTAG
- a CDS encoding MoaD/ThiS family protein, translating into MARGTIRYWAAAKDAAGVAEEPFEAATLAELMTNVTAGRDRLSQVIRRSSFLVDGNPVGKRAHDTIVFADGTTVEVLPPFAGG; encoded by the coding sequence ATGGCAAGGGGCACGATCCGCTACTGGGCGGCGGCGAAGGACGCCGCGGGCGTCGCCGAAGAGCCCTTCGAGGCGGCGACGCTGGCCGAGCTGATGACGAACGTCACAGCGGGCCGCGACAGGCTGAGCCAGGTGATCCGGCGCTCGTCCTTCCTGGTGGACGGTAATCCGGTGGGCAAACGGGCGCACGACACGATCGTCTTCGCCGACGGGACGACGGTCGAGGTGCTGCCCCCCTTCGCGGGGGGCTGA
- a CDS encoding LmeA family phospholipid-binding protein — protein MRKLAAFLILLLVLLAVLDRVAVAGVQREIATRATAKYDLATPPEVTISGIPFLTQAVAGRYDEVKVAAGAMNLAGVQLSSVDFTLYGVTAPLEDLVLHADQVDIRAQRVAGVVVVSLETLNRRAPRGVKLEVDGDGLNVDGEITVLGRKVPAKAKMKIELIEGGVRFVPEQITLGGGIPVPQPERFLSYRIPIKNLPFNLKVTGVKIVPQGLQVSGEASDVPLHG, from the coding sequence ATGCGAAAGCTGGCCGCTTTTCTGATTTTGCTGCTCGTTCTCCTCGCGGTTCTGGACAGGGTCGCCGTCGCCGGGGTGCAGCGGGAGATCGCCACGAGGGCGACCGCCAAATACGACCTCGCCACCCCGCCCGAGGTGACCATCTCCGGCATCCCCTTCCTGACCCAGGCGGTCGCCGGGCGGTACGACGAGGTCAAGGTGGCCGCGGGCGCGATGAACCTGGCCGGTGTCCAGCTGTCCAGCGTGGACTTCACCCTTTACGGGGTCACCGCGCCGCTGGAGGACCTGGTGCTCCACGCCGATCAGGTGGACATACGCGCCCAGCGCGTGGCGGGCGTCGTGGTGGTCTCCCTGGAGACGCTGAACCGGAGGGCCCCGCGCGGGGTCAAGCTCGAGGTCGACGGTGACGGGCTCAACGTCGACGGAGAGATCACCGTGCTGGGCCGGAAGGTGCCGGCGAAGGCCAAGATGAAGATCGAGCTGATCGAGGGCGGGGTGCGGTTCGTCCCCGAGCAGATCACGCTGGGCGGCGGCATCCCGGTGCCCCAGCCGGAGCGGTTCCTCTCCTACCGGATCCCGATCAAGAACCTGCCGTTCAACCTCAAGGTGACCGGCGTGAAGATCGTGCCCCAGGGTCTCCAGGTCTCCGGCGAGGCGTCCGACGTCCCGCTCCATGGCTGA
- a CDS encoding sigma-70 family RNA polymerase sigma factor — protein MSEPIRPAVRREDVSQAGTADEQLVRALFDEHGGPLYGYVLRLTGDPGRAEDVVQETLLRAWRHPDALSGRPIRAWLFTVARNLVVDQHRARKSRPPETGAEALAVLPADDELERAVESWAVAEALATLRPEHREVLAEVYYQGKSVKEAAEALGIPAGTVKSRTYYALRALKLALEERGLAP, from the coding sequence ATGTCCGAACCGATCCGGCCCGCCGTACGTCGTGAGGATGTGAGTCAAGCCGGAACCGCCGACGAGCAGCTCGTCAGAGCGCTCTTCGACGAACACGGCGGGCCACTCTACGGCTACGTACTGCGGCTGACGGGTGACCCGGGGAGAGCGGAGGACGTCGTGCAGGAGACGCTGTTGCGGGCCTGGCGGCATCCCGACGCTCTCAGCGGGCGCCCCATCCGCGCGTGGCTGTTCACGGTGGCCCGCAACCTCGTCGTCGACCAGCATCGGGCGCGCAAGTCGCGCCCCCCGGAGACGGGCGCCGAGGCGCTCGCCGTGCTGCCCGCCGACGACGAGCTGGAGCGGGCCGTGGAGTCCTGGGCGGTCGCCGAGGCGCTGGCCACGTTGCGGCCCGAGCACCGCGAGGTGCTCGCCGAGGTCTACTACCAGGGGAAGTCGGTCAAAGAGGCCGCTGAGGCGCTCGGCATCCCTGCGGGAACGGTGAAGTCGCGCACGTATTACGCGCTTCGGGCGCTCAAGCTGGCGCTGGAGGAGCGGGGGCTCGCGCCATGA